GTTCCATTGCAGAGTCCATTCGCTTGGCTAATGTTTCTTATCAGCATGATCACACAACCCAATTTTAAAGTAAGTTCATGATTGGGTATGCCTGTGAATTTTAATGTATTTAAGAACTCAGTTGTATATAATGGTCCATTTGCTTCTGCAGATGTTGAAGATTTAGAGATGTAGTCTGAGCTTAAATACTTTTGCTCATTAGCTTCAATTGCGCTGCTGAttgtttcatttaatatatcaaCAGTTTCATTGTATGGTGTGACTATAGCTCTTTGCCTCAAGTATTCTGCCTTTACATAGTTTAACTGAAATTGTGGATAGATAGCTTCAATGATCGATTGTATTGGATTACCTATGTTTTCAACCAATAGATCTTGTAGAATTTCTATCCAATCTCCTTCATCAAGATCACTATGATTTCTTTCAATAGATGCAATTGTACCATCACCAATTTATAACAACCATTCTGCAAACTCTTTTAATTGATTTCGGCTTTTTTCATCAAGGTTGTTTCTATGCAATCTCATGTTAgtcttgagttttaatactttgcattctttcCAAAGTTGTGACTGGGTTATAGTAGCGTTTATGATGTCTGCTTTGCTACCATATTGAATAACTGGTAGGATTTGTCGGAAATCTCCACCAAGAACTATTGTTTTGCCTCCAAAAGGTTTTGTAGATGCTTCCGGTGTTGTCTCTGAAAGAAGATCTTGTAAAGTTTTGTTTAATGCTTCAAGACAATTCCTATGAACCATAGGAGCTTCATCCCAAACAATCAAAGTTGTTTTTTCAATCAATCTTGCCAGTTGAGTTTGCTTGCTGATTCTACATGTAGAGcattctttaatatttattggGATTTTGAATCTAGAATGGGCAGTTCTACCTCCAGGTAATAAAAGTGATGCAATTCCTGATGAAGCAACAGCTAGTACAATTTTTCCTTCAGTACGAATACCATTAATGATGGTGTTCCATAAAAAAGTTTTACCAGTCCCACCATGGCCATATACAAAAAACATTCCTCCATTGTTGTTCACAGCTTCTTGTATTTGAGTATAGATAGCCAATTGTTCCGTATTTAATTTTGCAAACATTGATAATTGATCTTCTTGAAGCTAAGGAATATTGTAGCTTAACTCTTCTTGAAGCAGTCGATCAGTTAAATTATTTATGCTCAATGATTGTGATCGAGGTAAATCATTCTCCTCAAGGGATGAAGAGTGTTTATTCAAAAGATCTTCAAGAGCAACTAATAGATAGTTTCTCAAGTACTCGTCTGAAATAGTATAATTAGGCATGTGGAATGTCTGTCGGAGTCTATAGTGTATATCTTATGATATTACTTGCCAGTGTTTCTCAAACAGTGCCTTTTTGTCTCCTACATCGcaaaataagattattgttaCAAAAAGTTGTCTTAGTTGTGCACCAGTAGCCCAATGAGCTGCTTGTATCAAGGCATTTGACCATTCTGAGTCATCTCCTAATATACAAGGGTAAAGCAAAGCTTCTACGTATGCTGCATACACAACATTACTACTGTGCGGAGATCCTCATAACTCCTAGCACCTTTGATTTCATTAGCAATGTTTAAGTAATATAGCTCTTCCACACTGGTGTATATAGATTATTCTTCCAATTGATCTCGCCATTCATTCCTAGCATTtccatttttctcttttgtacCACGTGAATTTAGTCGTGGAAAAGTCCGACAAGAGTGATCGCCCTCTTCGCCTATATCATTTGTGGCCATCCATTCCGTGAACATTGTTGTTTCAATACCTGGGATTGAAATTATATTGGGAATAAAATCGCTTgtcactaaaataaatattagccTTTCCGGGTAAGTGAATAAGTAACTTTTTGGACGTATCGGTTTCTATGGTGGATTGAAAGTCAAAATAGTCTCCAACAACTTTCATATGCTCGACAAATAACGGTAATCCAAATAATTGGTATCTCATCTATTTTagttgatgatgttgatgatgcttCAAACATAGCTCTTTGCCTCGCTCGGACctttacttatatatttgtatagaTATTTCTTAACGCTTCTGTCAAATTACATATTTCCATCATTTATATGGGTTTTCGATAGCGCACACAACCGAAATCAACATTATGTGAGATCCACAAACTCGATTGATCATCCAATTTAATGCACCATTTTGTGTCGCTGCCGTGCACTCCCTCTCCCGATATCGAGTGAATCCATCCTCATCAATCGCTGCTGGAATTAAGCTAAAATGGCTTTTGGGTATGAATTTTACATGCTATTTTCCATACATGGTGACCCGTGGACTCGCTTTAATCCACATGGACCATGTATCATAAATGAACTTACAGCATCATGTCTCAATAGGATCGATCCTTTATCGTGTAATTCAAAGTTGTAAACTATATTATCAATTTCCGTCGTCGCCATAACGCTACTTTCTTTTTCCAACCATATTTAAGATATGGAACATGTGGTAAACCCTCGCTTTTGGAATTCGACTGTCGATAAACAAACTACAGAAAAGGAGAAATATCATTAAGTTTGCAACGTTATCAAAACTATTAAAGACTATGTAACTTTACCCGCCATTGTGACCAAAATGATGCCCTTTTAGCAAATCATCCATCAAATGCCGCACTTTTATACGTGAAAACCCGCACCATATGTCGCCTATCTTCGTCAAGGCTCGACCCATAATAGAACTCAATGCATTTGTTATTTCCTCGACCAGCGAGGATCGGTAAGTGAATGTAATAACAAATAGTTTAGGATAGCCAAAAATCAAGTAAATAGCTCATGCAGATCTTTGGTATTTCTCAAACATATACCTAGGGTCCGGTATAAAAACTCAAGTAGTAAAATAATGCGCTCCCAATAGCTCATTGCAATTGCCGCATCTTCTTGATCTGTGCATCTCTAATAGCTTTTGCAAGCATTTCATCCTCAATGATGCGTTTGATGCTCTCTAATATATCTCATCTGTGTCTTCAATTGTAGCATAACAATAACTATAAATTGTTGAAAAGTCGACCTCCCGTACTGTGGTATTGTCCTCAATACTTTCTTGTCGAATCATAAGCATAAGAGCTCTCATAGTCAAACACTTTCGCTTAATTTACTTCAGATTGGAGACATTCTTCATAAGGTAAATTTAGATGAAAGCAATCTTCCATAAG
The Dioscorea cayenensis subsp. rotundata cultivar TDr96_F1 unplaced genomic scaffold, TDr96_F1_v2_PseudoChromosome.rev07_lg8_w22 25.fasta BLBR01000133.1, whole genome shotgun sequence genome window above contains:
- the LOC120253619 gene encoding uncharacterized protein LOC120253619 yields the protein MFAKLNTEQLAIYTQIQEAVNNNGGMFFVYGHGGTGKTFLWNTIINGIRTEGKIVLAVASSGIASLLLPGGNPIQSIIEAIYPQFQLNYVKAEYLRQRAIVTPYNETVDILNETISSAIEANEQKYLSSDYISKSSTSAEANGPLYTTEFLNTLKFTGIPNHELTLKLGCVIMLIRNISQANGLCNGTRLIITQMHHNILEAVVISGSNIGDKVYIPRIIMPVQEGKWPFIMCRKQFPIKLSYAMTINKSQGQTLDLVGLFLPKPVFSHGQLYVALSRVSSVEGLKILILDDTGKNTNKTKNVVYKEIFDSIEINSNPER